Proteins encoded in a region of the Zea mays cultivar B73 chromosome 4, Zm-B73-REFERENCE-NAM-5.0, whole genome shotgun sequence genome:
- the LOC100286049 gene encoding zinc finger C-x8-C-x5-C-x3-H type family protein, with product MDSAAARPDEEEARRRRSTDCIYFLASPLTCKKGSECEYRHSDAARMNPRDCWYWFHGNCANPKCSFRHPPLDNMAGAPTTPRPAQQSVPHQASASVPAQPQGSVPATAKQGVPCYYFQKGMCTKGDRCAFLHAPRSAGNPAPQPPAKVFTTPALQPNLHPPLNNSWTKPNLSAPAVAVVDKPKASTYHDGKPLHHKENLTSRTENPSRVVYQNHSSSYAQPGAPKRYQPQPSARDGLTDNGMEAGEFAREPSAGSCVTAGFNGAGGMTRQTHGGYEPERSYRNSAERSSSEKRIPQREHIPSVAAGSSDLRHRLLKQRKSNNNSRSAEALGRHDTHLEDERNDQHRPRGEQQDGLSRSRLHDRIRLPGETAFDSLGSRSEEWDRGSRARLSPPKSSDLRGRLHERLKGRLGEEIPGSSAKGLAVKASSSEDTESLNFAGPKSLAELKAKKGVGRSGEDAVVKGLGSSRMTSEIVWSREAASFEGPKPLSAILKRKREPASEIPAAQPGITQEADNYAAGAEEEIQTLANDTVGENMEGIGEEEEEEEAFHPEDDVAYDDNANEAAVAQELDEYEDADAAAQDYDDEAAAAQEVEEHQDGEAAAEDYDYEEADVNAEEENEYQDYQDEDDDDLEDGDDDFARKVSVMIS from the exons ATGGATTCAGCCGCCGCGCGACCCGACGAGGAGGAGGCGCGCCGCCGCCGGAGCACCGACTGCATCTACTTCCTCGCCTCCCCGTTGACCTGCAAAAAG GGAAGTGAATGCGAGTACCGTCATAGCGATGCTGCGAGGATGAATCCCAGGGACTGCTGGTATTGGTTCCATGGCAACTGCGCAAATCCTAAATGCTCCTTTAGGCACCCG CCATTAGACAACATGGCCGGAGCACCAACGACTCCACGTCCAGCTCAACAGTCTGTACCCCATCAAGCTTCAGCTTCTGTTCCAGCTCAGCCCCAGGGATCTGTTCCTGCCACTGCCAAGCAGGGTGTTCCATGCTATTACTTTCAGAAGGGCATGTGCACGAAAGGGGACAGGTGTGCCTTTCTGCATGCGCCCCGGTCTGCTGGAAACCCTGCTCCACAGCCTCCGGCCAAGGTCTTCACCACCCCTGCCTTGCAGCCTAATCTCCATCCACCGTTGAACAACTCGTGGACAAAACCCAACTTGAGTGCTCCTGCAGTAGCCGTAGTTGACAAGCCAAAGGCCAGCACTTATCATGATGGTAAACCGCTTCATCACAAGGAAAATCTGACGAGTAGGACCGAAAACCCATCAAGAGTAGTTTATCAGAATCACAGTAGTTCTTATGCACAGCCCGGTGCACCAAAGCGTTACCAGCCTCAGCCTTCAGCCCGAGATGGCTTAACCGACAATGGTATGGAGGCTGGCGAATTTGCGAGAGAACCATCCGCCGGTTCTTGTGTAACTGCCGGTTTTAATGGTGCTGGAGGGATGACGAGGCAAACACATGGTGGCTATGAACCAGAAAGGTCATACAGAAATTCAGCAGAGAGGTCTTCGTCAGAGAAAAGGATTCCCCAGAGAGAGCATATCCCCTCTGTGGCTGCCGGCAGTTCGGATCTGCGCCATAGGCTACTGAAGCAAAGAAAGTCCAATAATAATTCAAGGTCGGCTGAAGCCCTGGGCAGGCATGATACACATCTTGAGGATGAGCGCAATGACCAACATCGTCCGCGAGGTGAACAGCAGGATGGCCTCTCACGGTCTCGACTGCATGATAGAATAAGACTACCTGGGGAGACAGCGTTTGACAGTCTTGGGTCACGGTCAGAGGAGTGGGATAGAGGGTCTAGAGCCAGATTGTCGCCACCAAAATCCTCAGATCTTCGAGGGAGGCTTCATGAAAGGCTAAAGGGTAGATTGGGTGAGGAGATACCGGGTAGCAGTGCAAAAGGTTTGGCAGTGAAGGCAAGTAGCAGTGAGGATACTGAATCACTGAACTTTGCTGGTCCAAAGAGCCTTGCAGAGTTGAAGGCAAAGAAAGGTGTCGGCAGGTCAGGAGAAGATGCCGTCGTCAAGGGCTTAGGTTCTTCTCGTATGACTTCAGAAATAGTTTGGAGCAGGGAGGCTGCTTCGTTTGAAGGTCCAAAGCCCCTAAGTGCCATACTGAAGAGAAAAAGAGAGCCAGCTTCTGAAATCCCCGCTGCCCAGCCTGGCATCACACAGGAAGCAGATAACTACGCCGCAGGAGCTGAAGAAGAAATCCAAACCCTAGCAAATGACACGGTTGGGGAGAACATGGAGGGGATTggagaagaagaggaggaagaggaAGCTTTCCATCCTGAAGATGATGTGGCGTACGACGATAACGCCAATGAAGCTGCAGTGGCCCAAGAGCTGGATGAGTATGAAGACGCAGATGCGGCAGCACAAGACTATGACGATGAAGCTGCAGCTGCCCAAGAGGTGGAGGAGCATCAAGACGGAGAGGCAGCAGCAGAAGACTACGACTATGAGGAGGCAGACGTCAACGCCGAGGAAGAGAATGAGTACCAGGACTACcaagacgaggacgacgacgatttGGAGGATGGGGACGACGATTTTGCACGAAAAGTGAGCGTGATGATCTCCTGA